Proteins encoded in a region of the Gloeocapsa sp. PCC 73106 genome:
- a CDS encoding LysR family transcriptional regulator, producing the protein MKLQEIDLNLLFILKVLLEEKGVTKASEKLNLTQSATSHALNRLRKMFNDPLLMRSPYGMLPTPRAITLQKSLENILVDIEQLIEEPIFRPETAKGTIRIAASDYANTVILPSVVKELFQKSPHVDIQCYEWRADTLEKIANKEIDIGLGVLDIDQPNSFLCQNLFKERFVSIVRADHPILQEVITMESYIAWPHALVTIGSSINSIKKSPKSHVDQVLEKLGLKRRLMLKLPHFLAAALIVSQTDLIVTLPRRITLLFTNIAEIAFFEPPIDLGEYNYMLIWAKHSDHIPLQMWLRNIYVNLTISFPLSKNLVVVTLAMGWKTNTMMQ; encoded by the coding sequence ATGAAGCTACAAGAAATAGATTTGAATTTGCTATTTATTTTAAAAGTGTTATTAGAAGAAAAGGGAGTTACCAAAGCGAGCGAAAAATTAAATTTGACTCAATCAGCTACCAGTCATGCTTTAAACAGACTACGAAAAATGTTTAACGATCCCTTGCTGATGCGATCGCCTTATGGGATGCTTCCTACTCCTAGAGCGATCACTTTGCAAAAATCCCTTGAAAATATACTTGTTGATATCGAGCAGTTAATTGAAGAACCTATTTTTCGTCCTGAAACTGCTAAAGGAACTATTCGAATAGCAGCTTCAGATTATGCAAATACCGTTATACTTCCTTCTGTTGTCAAAGAACTTTTTCAAAAAAGTCCTCATGTCGATATTCAATGTTATGAATGGCGTGCTGACACTTTAGAGAAGATAGCCAATAAAGAAATTGATATCGGTTTAGGTGTACTAGATATAGATCAACCCAATTCATTCCTGTGTCAAAACTTATTCAAAGAACGCTTTGTATCTATAGTAAGAGCAGATCATCCTATTCTTCAAGAAGTTATCACTATGGAATCTTATATTGCTTGGCCACACGCTTTAGTTACTATTGGTTCATCAATAAATTCAATTAAAAAATCACCTAAAAGTCATGTTGATCAAGTATTAGAAAAATTGGGATTAAAACGTCGCTTGATGTTAAAGTTACCTCATTTCCTTGCGGCAGCTCTTATTGTTAGTCAAACCGATCTTATTGTAACCTTACCTCGTAGAATTACCCTACTTTTTACTAATATTGCTGAGATCGCTTTTTTTGAGCCGCCAATTGATTTGGGTGAGTATAACTATATGCTCATTTGGGCTAAGCATTCAGATCACATTCCCCTGCAAATGTGGCTACGCAATATCTACGTAAACCTGACAATCTCATTCCCGTTGTCCAAGAACTTGGTCGTCGTCACGTTGGCTATGGGGTGGAAAACGAATACTATGATGCAATAG
- a CDS encoding globin domain-containing protein — protein sequence MATQYLRKPDNLIPVVQELGRRHVGYGVENEYYDAIGQVLIWTLKQQLGQDFTKPVQKAWEEAFAFLSSIMKEAATESKSEKLRL from the coding sequence GTGGCTACGCAATATCTACGTAAACCTGACAATCTCATTCCCGTTGTCCAAGAACTTGGTCGTCGTCACGTTGGCTATGGGGTGGAAAACGAATACTATGATGCAATAGGTCAGGTTTTGATTTGGACTTTAAAACAACAACTGGGTCAAGATTTCACTAAGCCCGTACAGAAGGCTTGGGAGGAAGCTTTTGCCTTTTTAAGCAGCATCATGAAAGAAGCCGCCACGGAATCTAAGTCTGAAAAATTGCGATTATAA
- a CDS encoding cyclic nucleotide-binding domain-containing protein: MEQSLVQWLILLGLGFPLLSILLGEAVERLERQSHPGAIALRQIRQYVLPPLALLLVARKLFNITNEAGWTQIVETLTWGAIIVAGISSINALLTINQQPLKGQIQVPNLFFQVFRGGLILTIAYHIFSSVWKIDLSQIGTSVGIASAVIALALQDTISNLASGLLLLTARPFKVGDWIEFDGKQGRVIDQNWWSVSLLYANRRIIVPNGVLAKATIDNYGTEPIAKSISVSFSYDDSPDQVIPVLNSLVTGIDLIKSEGNAFVSSYGDFAINYELWYKVLPENNFAASSKLNQRMYYMTKRYGFTMTYPITVNYNFDNQQAVPSQIPQVSNNRQEELLSYLRSLAYFYTIDNLNLEKLASKAKFQVYSKDELITQEGKLDNEFYILYQGNAEVKLTDSQGRIKIINRLRAGDAFGEMALYPEEISPVTIIAGHNTEVIVIPAKEILQLIQSNSKFASEMVQFIEDRKKAVALAKSIPNETVNIYR, encoded by the coding sequence ATGGAACAATCACTAGTTCAGTGGCTGATACTTTTGGGTTTGGGTTTTCCTCTGTTGAGTATTTTGCTTGGGGAAGCTGTAGAAAGATTAGAACGCCAGAGTCATCCTGGTGCGATCGCTCTGCGTCAGATCCGTCAATACGTCTTACCACCTTTGGCGTTGTTGTTAGTGGCGCGCAAACTGTTTAACATAACCAACGAAGCCGGTTGGACTCAGATTGTAGAGACTTTGACTTGGGGCGCGATTATTGTAGCTGGTATTTCTTCAATTAATGCCCTATTAACCATCAATCAGCAACCACTCAAAGGACAAATCCAAGTACCTAACCTGTTTTTTCAAGTGTTTCGGGGAGGGTTGATTTTAACGATTGCCTATCATATCTTCAGTAGTGTCTGGAAAATAGATCTGAGTCAAATAGGTACTAGCGTTGGGATTGCTTCGGCGGTAATTGCCCTGGCTTTGCAAGATACTATTAGCAATTTAGCATCAGGATTATTGCTATTGACCGCGCGACCTTTTAAAGTAGGGGATTGGATTGAGTTTGACGGTAAACAAGGTAGGGTAATTGACCAAAATTGGTGGTCAGTCAGTTTATTATACGCCAATAGAAGAATTATTGTTCCTAACGGCGTATTAGCTAAAGCAACCATTGATAATTACGGAACCGAACCGATCGCTAAAAGCATCTCAGTTAGCTTCTCCTACGATGATTCTCCCGATCAAGTCATTCCTGTCTTAAATAGTTTAGTAACTGGTATAGATTTAATCAAATCCGAAGGAAATGCCTTTGTTAGTTCCTATGGAGACTTTGCCATTAATTATGAGCTATGGTACAAAGTTCTCCCAGAAAACAACTTTGCCGCTTCATCTAAACTTAATCAACGAATGTACTATATGACCAAACGGTATGGTTTTACTATGACCTATCCGATAACAGTTAACTACAACTTTGATAATCAACAGGCAGTACCCAGTCAAATCCCACAAGTGTCAAATAATCGTCAGGAAGAATTGTTGAGCTATTTGCGATCGCTCGCTTATTTTTATACCATTGACAATCTCAACCTCGAAAAATTAGCCTCAAAAGCTAAATTTCAAGTTTATAGCAAGGATGAATTGATTACTCAAGAAGGTAAACTAGATAACGAATTTTACATTCTCTATCAAGGTAACGCGGAAGTTAAACTTACCGACTCACAAGGGCGCATCAAAATTATTAACCGATTACGTGCAGGTGACGCCTTTGGAGAAATGGCTCTCTATCCCGAAGAAATAAGCCCCGTCACCATCATAGCAGGGCATAACACTGAGGTGATCGTCATTCCAGCCAAAGAAATTTTACAACTGATTCAATCTAACAGTAAATTTGCTTCAGAAATGGTTCAGTTTATTGAAGACCGCAAAAAAGCAGTGGCTTTAGCCAAAAGTATCCCCAATGAAACCGTAAACATTTATAGATAA
- a CDS encoding substrate-binding domain-containing protein, translated as MRLFHCILLLGLLTACTEELEIVKPEPPPESLKMINQVVNEVTEKKSSGIEKVEREPNADGQETTRNIILPSIDPLDLKGKLIISGSQLGLPISEAIAQRFIEDGFPGEINLTGLNTAKGFELLCAQGKIDIVNASRPINRDESATCYQFDRQPLGFPIARDTVTLVISSQNTFLPASLSKEQLRKIFTAQKWSDVDPQWPDQDIKRVFPKGPGSKGGFDQMADYLALENGGKKLENDPDTSFYDFVEELHSQTLIDPYIFGILEYAYYNQNKDIFKSIAIDGVEPSNPNYPVSRTLYIYVDAQAIKKRPELQGFINYYLTYNNQASSSLGFFPVSETVLNASKTKLLQLMGEAK; from the coding sequence ATGCGCTTATTTCACTGTATTTTGCTGCTCGGATTATTGACAGCCTGTACTGAAGAGTTAGAAATTGTCAAGCCAGAACCACCTCCTGAAAGTCTTAAAATGATTAACCAGGTTGTCAATGAAGTAACAGAAAAAAAAAGTTCTGGTATCGAAAAAGTTGAGCGTGAACCGAATGCTGATGGGCAAGAAACAACTCGTAATATTATTTTGCCTTCTATAGATCCCCTAGACTTGAAAGGAAAACTGATTATCTCGGGTAGTCAATTGGGTTTGCCCATTAGCGAAGCCATTGCCCAAAGATTTATTGAAGATGGCTTTCCCGGTGAAATTAATTTAACTGGTTTAAATACAGCAAAAGGCTTCGAACTACTTTGCGCACAAGGAAAGATAGATATTGTTAATGCTTCTCGTCCTATTAATAGGGATGAATCAGCTACTTGCTATCAGTTCGATCGCCAACCTCTCGGGTTTCCTATTGCTAGAGATACAGTAACATTAGTAATTAGTTCTCAAAACACTTTTTTACCTGCCAGTTTAAGCAAAGAACAATTGCGCAAAATATTTACCGCTCAAAAATGGTCAGACGTAGACCCTCAATGGCCAGATCAAGACATTAAAAGAGTTTTTCCCAAAGGACCAGGCTCAAAAGGAGGATTCGATCAAATGGCGGATTATCTAGCCCTTGAAAATGGGGGTAAAAAACTAGAGAATGACCCAGACACCTCTTTTTATGATTTTGTAGAGGAATTACATTCACAGACTTTAATTGACCCTTATATCTTTGGTATTTTAGAATATGCTTACTATAACCAAAATAAAGATATCTTTAAAAGCATCGCCATTGATGGTGTTGAACCCTCTAACCCTAATTATCCCGTTTCCCGTACTTTGTATATTTACGTTGACGCTCAAGCAATTAAAAAACGCCCAGAACTCCAAGGTTTTATTAACTATTACTTAACTTATAATAATCAAGCATCCAGTAGTTTGGGCTTTTTTCCTGTCAGTGAGACCGTGTTAAATGCCTCGAAAACTAAGCTTTTACAGCTTATGGGTGAGGCAAAATAA
- a CDS encoding sulfate/molybdate ABC transporter ATP-binding protein: MSIFVHNVSKKFGNFQALSEINLQVEERKLVAILGPSGSGKSTLLRMIAGLEIPDQGKIMINGRDATHLDIRQRNIGFVFQHYALFKHLTVRQNIAFGLEIRKHPRTAIKPKVDELLELIQLEGYGNRYPAQLSGGQRQRVALARALIVQPQVLLLDEPFGALDAKVRKELRAWLRRLHDEVHITSVFVTHDQEEAMEVADQIIIMNHGRIEQIGSPAEIYDNPVSPFVMQFVGEVNILPSHAHLFETQSFSLPEAEVFVRPHELEISLFNDGCNSQAKVKRILHLGREVQAELVLPDNLEITVHLTKERAKMLNLKIGQLVYVKPRSTKHFSTCVLSNV, from the coding sequence ATGAGTATATTTGTTCACAATGTTTCTAAAAAATTTGGCAACTTTCAAGCTTTAAGCGAAATCAATCTCCAGGTTGAAGAAAGAAAATTAGTAGCTATTCTCGGTCCTTCTGGTTCTGGTAAATCTACTCTTTTGAGAATGATCGCGGGTTTAGAAATTCCAGACCAAGGAAAAATCATGATCAATGGACGTGATGCGACCCATTTAGATATCAGACAGCGCAATATTGGGTTTGTTTTTCAACATTACGCGCTGTTTAAACATTTGACAGTGAGACAGAATATTGCTTTTGGTTTAGAGATACGCAAACATCCTCGGACTGCGATTAAACCCAAAGTAGACGAGTTATTAGAATTGATTCAACTCGAAGGCTATGGCAATCGCTATCCCGCTCAACTTTCTGGAGGTCAACGACAACGCGTAGCTTTAGCTCGAGCATTAATCGTACAACCTCAAGTATTGCTATTGGATGAACCCTTTGGAGCTTTAGACGCTAAAGTCAGAAAAGAACTGCGCGCTTGGTTAAGAAGATTGCACGATGAAGTTCACATCACCAGCGTTTTTGTCACCCATGACCAAGAAGAAGCGATGGAGGTAGCTGATCAAATAATCATTATGAACCATGGACGTATAGAACAAATAGGAAGTCCTGCAGAAATCTATGATAATCCAGTTAGTCCCTTCGTGATGCAATTTGTAGGAGAAGTAAATATTCTACCGAGTCATGCTCATCTTTTTGAGACTCAATCTTTCTCTCTACCTGAAGCTGAGGTGTTTGTACGTCCTCATGAGTTAGAAATTTCACTCTTTAACGATGGCTGTAATAGCCAAGCTAAAGTTAAAAGGATACTTCATTTAGGTCGCGAAGTACAAGCAGAATTGGTATTGCCAGATAATCTAGAAATAACGGTTCATCTTACTAAAGAGCGAGCTAAAATGTTGAATTTAAAAATTGGTCAACTAGTTTATGTAAAACCCCGCAGCACTAAACACTTTTCAACCTGTGTTTTAAGCAACGTTTAG